The region ATGAAATAATTGCCTACCATCCTCGACCAGCCCAGATCGGCTACAAGCTGTCAGGATAACTGAAAAAGCCACCTCATCAGGAATCATACCTTCATTTAGCATCATATGGAAAACGGAAACGGCCTGTTCCCCACAACCATGTATAGATAGTCCCTGCATCAATGAACAATACGAGATCAAGTCGTGCTTAGGCATCTGTTCAAACAAGTTTTTTGCTCTCTCTATGTTCCCACACTTAGCATTCATGTCAACAAGAGCTGCAAGAACATGAGCTCGACCAAGATCAATTGAACTTTGAGTGACATAATTATCAACCCATTTGGCCAACTCCAAACATCCCTCCTGAGAACAAGCTGACATCAAACTCACCATTATAAACTCATCTGGTTTAACATTACAGGAGTCCATTTCAATAAAAATGTTCACAGCCTCTCTGGCCTGACCATTCTGAGCATACCCAGAAATCAATGCTGACCATGCAACTATATCTCTATAAGGAGCTTGGTCAAACAAAACCCTTGCAGAAGCCATGTCACCTGATTTTGCATACCCATCAATCAAAGTCGTAAAAGAAACCACATTCTTCTTGGGCATCTCTTCGAATATCTTCCTAGCACTACCCAAGTCACCCAATTTCACAAACCCTCCAATTATGGCATTCCAAGAAGCAACGTTTCTCTGAGGCATTTCATCAAACAGCTTCCTTGCCTCCCCCAAGTCTCCAGCAATAACATACCCAACAACCATGGCCGTCCAAGTAACTACATTTCTCTCAAACAAATAATCGAACAGCTTACGGGCACAACCAATCTCTTTGCATTTCCCATACAAGTCAATCAAACTCGTACTCACAAACGCATCACACTCAACCCCACACCTCAACACCGACCCATGCAAGGTCCTTCCTTCTCTAATCTTTCCCTCACTTGCACACGCCTTGATCACCGAAGGGTAAGTATATCTATCAGGAACAGCCTCCTCTCTCTTCATGTGAATAAAAACCGAAACTGTTTCAGCAGAGCAGGACTTCTGGCAGTACCCTTTAATGAAAACATTCCATAGAAAAGTGTTGGGGGAGAAAACACGGTCGAAAACGCTGGCAGAGTAAGAGAGAGTGGATAGAGCCTGAGAGGGGCAAATGAACTGAGATATGAGAGAGTGGTCTTGCTCTAAACCCCTTCGGACGATATGGGCGTGGACTAGTTGAAGATGGGTTGGAGTTTTACAGGTCTTGATAAGAGCTGGGATGGAGAGGAACGAGTTGGGGAGGTTATTGGGTAATAGAAAGTTTGGGCATGGGTGGATAACTGGCATAGGATAGGGATAGGCGATTAAATCTGCATCATAAAAACAACCATGAATTGACTATAAAATATGTTACTGAATTATGAGTATTCGATTAAAACTGTCTAAAATTGATTGAATTCAGTAGTGTTTGAATAAAAAACACCCATGAAAATTACAGAGAGAGACAATTTACCACAACTGGAAGCCACAAAAACCACAAATTCATTCTAAAAGAACATCTATTTCTATTCTATACATACATATAGACGTCAATTCGGTGGCAGCAAAAAATTCCAGACTTCGAGTTTACTAcattacatacatacatatacatgtatatatatatatatatatatatttgagacGTCAAGGGAGATTATTACCCTTGTCTCAAATTCTTTGAGACGTTGAGCTGCGAGACCCCTTCTTCTACGTTTCCCGAATGTGATGGCGAATTGGAGAGGGCCGTTGAACCCCCATTTCCTTCCACCTGTTCAGCAAGTACTCGTCCATTTTCCCAGTTTCTTTCTCTGGTTTCGTCAATTCTTTGATCTTTGAGGGAAGTTAAGTCCCGCCCCAGCATCGGAACCTGACAGTTTGAACTTTGAAGTAGCTAATGGGCCTAAAAAAGGCCCATTTAATCTAAAAGCCCAAGCCCATCCTTTACATATATTTTCACACACACCACTTGTTCAAGTATCAACTtttcccaaaaaaataaaaaacggtGGTTGAGTTAGAAACTTTTTTTCCTTTTGCCTTTTCTGTTGTCACTTTTCATGGAAAGAAAACATACTTTTATTTTGAAGATTATCACTTTGTACATACTTATTAAATAACAAAGCTGAAATGGGTAGTAAATAATAAGATTTTTGAATTGAAGCATTGAATCACATACAGGTTTAGAACCAACCAATACAAAAATACAACTTTATAGTAAGATTGTCTTGTTTAGTATAGTTGTGAATGGCCTATGTGATTAGACACTAAAGAGACCCTTTTCTTTGAGGCTTTCAACAGTGTCCCTTAAACTCACTTCCAAGGGTATGGAATGTAAGATTCCCAaacttttttctttcaaatctgATACTTGGTACTTTTGCATGAAAGGCTCATCATTTTCACATCTGCCAAGCAAAAAGAATCACATTTACAGTAAAATTTTCACTCTAATGCTTATTAAGTGattaataagcttataatgataagaAACATATAGTAAAAAATGATATACCTTTGAGGAATGGTGATAGAAGGATAGAGCTGTTGTAAAATCTTTAAAAGCTCAGAAATGTGTGCAATATACCCACTTAGAAAATATCTTCCACTAGTTGAACCAGCTTcaaatgcttgaatatgtgcaCTAGCTACATCTCTAACATCATGGTATGAATAAACTCTATTGGGAAATGTTTGAGGCCCTGCATAAGAAGATACTTTAGACTCAATTCTCAAGACATAAAAATAGACTGTATTAGTATATACACACCATTTGTTAGATTCATAATGAGACTGACACTGTCATTTATAGTAGGTTGTAAGAGAGGACCAAGTGTTACTCCTGGATGAATGGTTATTAAATCAACTCCATTCTCTTTTGCAAAATCCCAAGCAGCTTTCTCAGCTCTAGCTTTTGAAGCTGCATACCAgatctttaaaaaaaatgaaagaccAGATAAAAGAGACATAGGCTAGCAAAAATTTACAAGAAGAGATGAGCTAACAAAAGCTTAATATCAACCACTAGATCTTGAGAAAACATGGCAACATCATAGACATCTTGAACACTAGAATAAGATAATATCATTAGTAATGATAAGAAACTACAGAACTTATTAAGAACTACTCACACCTTTAAACGCTCACAAAGAACGGGATCAGAAAACCATGTCTCATCAACTACTACATCAGGGGTTAGAGGTTTGCCATTGATTAAAACTGCAGCCATGGAAGATGTTATAATCACTTTCTTTACAGATGACACTTTTGCACATGACCTCAGAACATTCAGTGTTCCCTTCACTGCTGGCTCTATTATTTCGGCCTAAAACAATCCAAATTCAAGAATCATTACAAACTGATTAAAAATGAGTTTATCAATGTTCATTGACATATATATAGGAATATGTGTACCTGTGGATCAGTGGCTGATTGAATCACAGGAGAAGCTGTGTGAAAAACCCCATCACATCCACTGATAGCAGAATCAAAAGAGCCTTCTTCCATTAAATTTGCTTTGAACAAGTAAAGCCTTTCCTTAGCTCCATCTAGTGCTAGCAagtgttttgtttttctttgatcATCTGCATACGAAAAGGGCTTAAAGACAAAGAGATAACAAAATCCCAGAAGTTGAAAATGAATAAAGTATACAAAACATGCAAGTATGTACACATATATCTAATAAGAATTACAATATGGAAACTGAATTGAAAAAGTAATAGACAAAGAGAGCTAACTTGGGTCACGAACAGAAGCTTTGACAGTGTAACCACGCTGAAGTAAGAACTTGACAAGCCATGAAGCTATGTAGCCTGAAGCTCCAGTCACACACACCACCTTTCCTTCTCCACTCATTCTCTCTATATTTTCAAATCCCAAAGCTAACAAACTCACTAAGTTCTAACCAGTTCGATTTCTATAAAATGTTCTTGTAGAGAGAACAAGTATTATAAGGGAGTTGTTCTGTGGGAGAAGGCCAAATTCTTGGTTACGACTTGGGTCTACAAGGAAAAACAATTTGAGGGACCATCCTTCCTAGATCTCAGCAGAGACTGGGGAAGTTTTCTGCACTaagcttttttattattattgttttgttgtGATTTTATTGTATAATATTCATAATTGTATTCGGACACTCTGAGGTAAAATTTGATCTCTTGTCTATGTAAGAAGCTTCTTATttttacaaaaacaaaaaacaaaaaatacatataataaaataatagtttAGTTTAGGATAAAGTGATAATGGTTTGCGTTTACTTTCACTTACAGAAACTGAAATTAATATGATATGACTTGTATCTGCCTATTAATTGATATGTTAGAAtgtatttatcattttttttgaGACAGTTTTTATAAGAGATTTGATAGGTAGTAATACGATTCTAAGCGAGATCAGTCAGTTATTAGCTAATAAATTATGGAATTTTTCTCAAATAAATAAACTTATGCTAGTAGTTCAACATATGGGGACCATTGTGTTTTTATTCTCACTTCATATTCATCGATTGATTATCCAATTGCATATAATGTTGTCCTTTTCTTCTCAATTTATTGGGATAAAGTTATGCCTCTTTCTTCCCAATTTATTTTATTGAGTGATTATCCAATTGCATATAAAGTTGTGTTTCTTTTCTATACAAAGGGTTTAAAGTCGTGGTATTTATTGCattgacctttttttttttttttgaaaagggAGAAAGAGACCAAACACTAGGTCAGGCCCCCTCTCAACTCAAATATATAAATACCTTGGTACAAtcaaaaaactaaaaacaaacacaaaacaacACCAActacacaaacaaaaaacttctCCACTCTCTAGAGAGATCCAAGAAGGATAATCCCTCAAAACCCTTTGTGCGATACACCCAAGTGGAAACTCAAAACTTAATCCTCTCCCAAATGAAATCGCAAAGGCTAGACTTTTATCAAAAATTCTGCTATTCCGTTCTAACCAAATTGCCCAAAAACAAGCCAATATCATAGCCCTCCACAACTTATTCAAACGCTTATCCCCCACTAAACCACAACATAACAACCGAGAACAAGAAGGTGGAAGGCACCAACTCAACCCAAACCCACCCCACACTTTGACCATATTGACCATATGAGAGTAAATATCATTTTCTTATAAGgctatttcttttttttccttttataggACTGgtttaatcttttattttaacTCCTTAAGGCTTAGTTGATATATTATTGTATTGTAATGAATAATGTTACACCATTATCCCTTGGTGTAACATTATTCATTACAATAAATAATGTATTGTAATGaataatctatttttctttctcttggaTTTTTGAATGTTGTTCTTGGATAATTATTACCTCAAACCTGCATAGCAGATCAAGTTCGAATACAGATGAAAACTACAGCAATTACTAGTATTCAAATACAGAGCTAAAAGTGTCACTCCTTGGCATTCAGGTAAATAATAATGAGAAATTTAAATGTGGGAATTTTActatgaagaaaagaaaaatgattGAATTCCTGAAAAAACTTGCCTCATCAAAGCACAGATATCACTTACATTGATGAGTTTTAGACCGCACACAAGCTCACGGCTTTAGAACCAGCAGCACAACAGTACAGTACAAAATACTCTACTATGTATAGCCAGTGAGTGGTCTATACTAGATGTTTAAAAGACCCTTCTCCCTGAAGCTCTCTACAGTGTCCCTCAGACTCACTTCCAAGGGAATGaagttaattcccaagctttttgCTTTCAAATTTGAAACTTGGTACTTTGGCTTGAGAGGCTCATTATCTTCACATCTATAAAACAGTACTTTGGCTTGAGAATTTGTGATGCATAGCTTTAAAATTATAACTTACTTGTCAGGAATGGTCAAAGAAGGGTACAGGTGTTGTATAATCTTCAAAGACTCTAAGATATGTACAACAGGTCCTGCTACACAGTATCTTCCACCAGCTGAAACAACTTcaaatgcttgaatatgtgcaTTAGCAACATCCCTAACATCGATAAATGGATAAACTCTATTGAGAAACGTGGAGACAGAACTCAATAAAACAAGTAGCAAAATTGTAGCTTCAACATGTCATTAATGAGTTTGTTCTCAAATATTAGTACACAGTCTCCTGTTTATTTTCTTCAGGTTAGTGGATTCAATTATAAAGTTACTTTATGACAATGACAATCATACATTATCTGAACAACAATGTGTGAAACAGTAAAGAACTCAGTAAATTTACCATTTATTTGATTCAGAAGCAGATTCGCACTGGTTTTATTACTTGGTTGTAGGAGAGGACCAATTACAAACCCTGGATGAATGGTAACCAAATCCATCCCATTTTCCTTAGAAAACTTCCAAGCAGCCTGCTCTGCTAGTGTTTTTGAAATCGTATACCAGCGCTGATACAAAAAAGAATAATGTAAATGAAAAATCCAATGTATATTGACAAAGAAAACTTTAGCCAAAAGACATAGAGTATTTTAGAAGGCAAAATGCAACATGAATTGATTGATATATAAGCAAGACTCAAATGTAGATAAGACTGGTAATCTTCCTTTTTATCAACACAACTATAGAAGCCCACCGTGTAAATTATTGGGAAAAAAATTCACTGGAGAATATGAAGGAAGAGATTGAAAAGAATGCTCATGTTGTAAAAGCCATGAGTTACACTCTGAAAACTTTTATGTTGAAGAAACTTCAGGTTGCCCTCAAATCTAAAGAATTCAAAGTCTGTCACAAGTATCTATTATcgacaaaaaaaaaatccaatttaaATTCAGTAGTTATCAAATGTTTTCACTGCCATAATCATAGCTGCCACTAAATCTGTGGAAGAGGCTCTTTGGTAAAGGTGTATTATGAACCTTTGAGACAATCATGTATGTGTGATCTACTTGGTTAAGAACCACATCCCCCTTTGTCATGAGCCAAGCAAACTTGTTAAAGCCAACTATATCTAATTGTGATACATTAGCAGAAGATCATATTGACATAAGTAAGTTCATACAGCAGAGATTTATGCTGAAAAATCTCTAACTCTTTCAAAGTTCAAGCGTTACTTGGAATTAAATAAATCTTCTATTAGGGGCATGATAAAGTAGCAACTGTGAAGAATGTTTAAAGAGAGTTCAAGAGTTAGTTATGTAAGCTAATTCAGTGAGTGACAAAGAACTAGTGTAATCTGTTGAGATCCAAGTCCAAGGAGCACCCAGAAATTTAAGCAAGCATGAGAAGTAAAGATGGTATCAGAATATAAAAATGTATTCATGAAAATTTTAAAGAGAGATAATAAGGCTTTGAAAGAGTGTTCTTGTGGAATATAATCCTTAGAAATCAGCTCCCAACAACTCGACAGTTAAAGTTGTTAAAATAGTTAAAATCTCTGTTATGACACTTACTGCACCAAGGTTGGTTTAGTCTTTTTTCTTTTTCGATTTTGTACCTATAAAGGACT is a window of Humulus lupulus chromosome 4, drHumLupu1.1, whole genome shotgun sequence DNA encoding:
- the LOC133829716 gene encoding putative pentatricopeptide repeat-containing protein At5g37570 isoform X2, translated to MPVIHPCPNFLLPNNLPNSFLSIPALIKTCKTPTHLQLVHAHIVRRGLEQDHSLISQFICPSQALSTLSYSASVFDRVFSPNTFLWNVFIKGYCQKSCSAETVSVFIHMKREEAVPDRYTYPSVIKACASEGKIREGRTLHGSVLRCGVECDAFVSTSLIDLYGKCKEIGCARKLFDYLFERNVVTWTAMVVGYVIAGDLGEARKLFDEMPQRNVASWNAIIGGFVKLGDLGSARKIFEEMPKKNVVSFTTLIDGYAKSGDMASARVLFDQAPYRDIVAWSALISGYAQNGQAREAVNIFIEMDSCNVKPDEFIMGLSIHGCGEQAVSVFHMMLNEGMIPDEVAFSVILTACSRSGLVEDGRQLFHLMKNEYSIAPSQDHYACMVDLLSRSGRLKEAYELLSSMPMEPSSASWGALLGACKLHCDVELGELVASRLIELEPQNAGNYVLLSNIYAATDRWLVVSLVRSKMREKSVKKIPGRSWIRSHG
- the LOC133829716 gene encoding putative pentatricopeptide repeat-containing protein At5g37570 isoform X1; amino-acid sequence: MPVIHPCPNFLLPNNLPNSFLSIPALIKTCKTPTHLQLVHAHIVRRGLEQDHSLISQFICPSQALSTLSYSASVFDRVFSPNTFLWNVFIKGYCQKSCSAETVSVFIHMKREEAVPDRYTYPSVIKACASEGKIREGRTLHGSVLRCGVECDAFVSTSLIDLYGKCKEIGCARKLFDYLFERNVVTWTAMVVGYVIAGDLGEARKLFDEMPQRNVASWNAIIGGFVKLGDLGSARKIFEEMPKKNVVSFTTLIDGYAKSGDMASARVLFDQAPYRDIVAWSALISGYAQNGQAREAVNIFIEMDSCNVKPDEFIMVSLMSACSQEGCLELAKWVDNYVTQSSIDLGRAHVLAALVDMNAKCGNIERAKNLFEQMPKHDLISYCSLMQGLSIHGCGEQAVSVFHMMLNEGMIPDEVAFSVILTACSRSGLVEDGRQLFHLMKNEYSIAPSQDHYACMVDLLSRSGRLKEAYELLSSMPMEPSSASWGALLGACKLHCDVELGELVASRLIELEPQNAGNYVLLSNIYAATDRWLVVSLVRSKMREKSVKKIPGRSWIRSHG
- the LOC133829721 gene encoding phenylacetaldehyde reductase-like, which produces MSGEGKVVCVTGASGYIASWLVKFLLQRGYTVKASVRDPNDQRKTKHLLALDGAKERLYLFKANLMEEGSFDSAISGCDGVFHTASPVIQSATDPQAEIIEPAVKGTLNVLRSCAKVSSVKKVIITSSMAAVLINGKPLTPDVVVDETWFSDPVLCERLKIWYAASKARAEKAAWDFAKENGVDLITIHPGVTLGPLLQPTINDSVSLIMNLTNGPQTFPNRVYSYHDVRDVASAHIQAFEAGSTSGRYFLSGYIAHISELLKILQQLYPSITIPQRCENDEPFMQKYQVSDLKEKSLGILHSIPLEVSLRDTVESLKEKGLFSV